Genomic DNA from Mycolicibacterium helvum:
GGCGAGATGATCGTGGTCTTCACCACCGGCTCGTAAACCTCGCGGACCTTGCCCTCGGGCCAGTCCGACGGGTTGGTCACGATGAGCTCGGTACCGTCGTCCCTGATCACCCGGTACACGACGTTGGGTGAGGTGGAGATCAGGTCAAGATCGAACTCGCGCTCGAGGCGCTCCCGGGTGATCTCCATGTGCAGCAGGCCGAGGAAACCACAGCGGAACCCGAATCCCAGCGCTACCGACGTCTCCGGCTCGTAGGTCAGCGCGGCGTCATTGAGCTGCAGCTTGTCCAGCGCCTCGCGCAGATTCGGGTAGTCGGAGCCGTCGACCGGATACAGCCCCGAATAGACCATCGGTTTGGGTTCGCGATAACCGGTCAGCGCCTCGGTAGCGCCGTGCCGGGCAGTCGTGACCGTGTCACCGACCTTGGACTGGCGGACATCCTTCACGCCGGTGATGAGGTAACCGACCTCCCCGACGCCCAGGCCGTCGCTGGGTTTGGGATCGGGTGAGACGATGCCGACCTCGAGCAGTTCGTGGGTCGCGCCGGTGGACATCATCTTGATCCGCTCGCGCGGGTTGAGCTTGCCGTCCACCACGCGGACGTACGTCACGACGCCGCGGTAGATGTCGTAGACCGAGTCGAAAATCATCGCCCGGGCCGGAGCGTCGGCCTCCCCGACCGGCGCCGGGATCAGTCGGACCACCTCATCGAGCAGCTCAGCCACACCCTCACCGGTCTTGCCGGACACCCGAAGCACGTCGCCGGGTTCACAGCCGATGATGTGGGCGATCTCGCCGGCGTACCGATCGGGGTCGGCGGCGGGCAGGTCGATCTTGTTGAGCACCGGGATGATGGTCAGGTCCCGGTCCAGCGCCAAGTACAGATTGGCCAGCGTCTGTGCCTCGATGCCCTGAGCGGCGTCGACCAGCAGCACCGCGCCTTCACAGGCCTCCAGCGCGCGCGACACCTCGTAGGTGAAGTCGACGTGGCCGGGGGTGTCGATCAGGTGCAGGACGTAATCGGTGTCCCCCACTTTCCAGGGCAGGCGCACGTTCTGCGCCTTGATCGTGATGCCGCGTTCGCGCTCGATGTCCATCCGGTCGAGGTACTGGGCGCGCATGTCGCGGTCGGCGACCACGCCGGTGATGCCGAGCATGCGGTCGGCCAGCGTGGACTTCCCATGATCGATATGAGCGATGATGCAGAAGTTCCGAATCTGCGCCGGCGCAGTGAAAGTCTTGTCGGCGAAGCTGCTGATGGGAATCTCCTGGTCGGGTCGTGCTTCGAGGGGGCCCTCGGGCCTCTCCAGGGTATCGACTAGGGCCCTTCCGGACACAATCGCGCGCCGCAAGCTCATGTCGTTCCGCCTATGCTGTCGAGAATGGCGTCGCAGTGGAGGACGTTCCAGAAGTTGGCGGAGCACCTCGTGTTCAACGAGGCGCCCAAGTTCATTCGGCAATTGCCGATTCCCCAGGCGGTGCCGCGGACGATCCAGCAGGGCCTTCGGCTGGGCATCGAGGCACTGGTGGCCAGCTCGGTGTCCACCGAGCAGCCCACCGCGATCACCGCAGGTCGGCCGGTGACCAGTAGCAGCGTGCCGACCGCGCACCGCGCCCGCCGCGTGGCGTACGCACCCGATCTCGACGGCCGTGCCGACCCGGGCGAGGTCGTCTGGACGTGGGTGGTCTACGAGGACGACCCGACCCGGGGCAAGGACCGACCGGTGCTGGTCGTCGGCCGCGACCGTCAGACTCTGCTGGGCCTGATGCTGTCCAGCCAGGCCCAGCACGCCGAGGACCGGAACTGGATCGGTATCGGCTCGGGCGGCTGGGACTACGACGGCCGGCCCAGCTGGGTCCGGCTGGATCGGGTCCTCGACGTCCCCGAGGAGGGCATTCGTCGCGAAGGCGCGATCCTGGAAAAGTCGACGTTCGAGCTGGTCGCTGCCCGGCTGCGCGCCGAGTACTCCTGGAGCTAA
This window encodes:
- a CDS encoding type II toxin-antitoxin system PemK/MazF family toxin gives rise to the protein MASQWRTFQKLAEHLVFNEAPKFIRQLPIPQAVPRTIQQGLRLGIEALVASSVSTEQPTAITAGRPVTSSSVPTAHRARRVAYAPDLDGRADPGEVVWTWVVYEDDPTRGKDRPVLVVGRDRQTLLGLMLSSQAQHAEDRNWIGIGSGGWDYDGRPSWVRLDRVLDVPEEGIRREGAILEKSTFELVAARLRAEYSWS
- the lepA gene encoding translation elongation factor 4 yields the protein MSLRRAIVSGRALVDTLERPEGPLEARPDQEIPISSFADKTFTAPAQIRNFCIIAHIDHGKSTLADRMLGITGVVADRDMRAQYLDRMDIERERGITIKAQNVRLPWKVGDTDYVLHLIDTPGHVDFTYEVSRALEACEGAVLLVDAAQGIEAQTLANLYLALDRDLTIIPVLNKIDLPAADPDRYAGEIAHIIGCEPGDVLRVSGKTGEGVAELLDEVVRLIPAPVGEADAPARAMIFDSVYDIYRGVVTYVRVVDGKLNPRERIKMMSTGATHELLEVGIVSPDPKPSDGLGVGEVGYLITGVKDVRQSKVGDTVTTARHGATEALTGYREPKPMVYSGLYPVDGSDYPNLREALDKLQLNDAALTYEPETSVALGFGFRCGFLGLLHMEITRERLEREFDLDLISTSPNVVYRVIRDDGTELIVTNPSDWPEGKVREVYEPVVKTTIISPSEFIGTIMELCQSRRGELGGMDYLSPERVELRYTMPLGEIIFDFFDSLKSRTRGYASLDYEESGEQEAALVKVDILLQGEAVDAFSAIVHKDSAQAYGNKMTTKLKELIPRQQFEVPVQAAVGAKIIARENIRAIRKDVLAKCYGGDITRKRKLLEKQKEGKKRMKTIGRVDVPQEAFVAALSTDGGDKAGDKAKK